One region of Populus trichocarpa isolate Nisqually-1 chromosome 4, P.trichocarpa_v4.1, whole genome shotgun sequence genomic DNA includes:
- the LOC7470220 gene encoding phenylalanine N-monooxygenase CYP79D16 yields the protein MDYFPSTSSFIILLSFPILFLVLAITLFSFIQSSKNVKQYSLPPGPRPWPLVGSLPTMLRNKPVYQWIHNLMKEMNTEIACIRLGNIHVIPVTCPNIACEFLKEQDDVFSSRPETISSYLASNGYLATVVSPFGDQWKKMKSVMATQVLSPTRHQWLHKKRVEEGDNLVRLVYKQCQESDQDGIVNLRFTSQHYCANVIRKLMFNKRYFGVGMENGGPGFEEEQHVDALFTILSHLFSFCVSDFLSFLTWLDLDGHEKVMKEKDKIIKKYHDPIIDDRIQQWKDGKKKDIEDLLDVLITLKDDNGNPLLSKDEIKAQVEDIILAAVDNPSNACEWAFAEMLNNPEILETAVEELDRVVGKQRLVQESDFAQLNYVKACAREAFRLHPVAPFNVPHVSMADTVVAKHFIPKGSYVILSRLGLGRNPKVWDEPLEFKPERHLKGTGNVVLAENGLRFISFSTGKRGCMAVTLGSSMTNMLFARLLHGFSWSLPSNESSIDLSTAKDSMALAKPLLAVAKPRLPAHLYPK from the exons ATGGACTATTTTCCATCCACTAGCTCATTCATAATCTTATTGAGCTTCCCAATTCTTTTTCTTGTCTTAGCGATCACCTTATTTTCCTTTATCCAGTCCTCCAAGAATGTCAAGCAATACTCACTGCCTCCTGGTCCAAGACCATGGCCTCTTGTTGGATCCCTCCCGACAATGCTCCGAAACAAGCCAGTGTACCAATGGATACACAATCTCATGAAAGAAATGAACACTGAAATAGCTTGTATCCGTCTAGGAAACATCCATGTGATTCCTGTCACCTGTCCTAATATTGCTTGTGAATTCTTGAAAGAACAAGATGATGTATTTTCATCTAGACCCGAAACCATATCCTCTTATCTCGCATCAAATGGGTACCTAGCGACAGTTGTATCACCATTTGGAGATCAGTGGAAGAAAATGAAGTCAGTCATGGCAACACAAGTGCTTTCTCCTACAAGGCATCAATGGCTTcacaaaaaaagagttgaagaaGGTGATAACCTTGTTCGTCTTGTTTATAAACAATGTCAGGAATCTGATCAAGATGGCATAGTGAATTTGCGATTCACATCACAGCATTATTGTGCAAATGTTATTAGGAAGCTGATGTTCAACAAAAGATATTTTGGAGTGGGAATGGAGAATGGTGGACCTGGTTTTGAAGAGGAGCAGCATGTGGATGCACTCTTCACTATCCTCagtcatttattttcattttgtgtcTCAGattttttgtcattcttgaCATGGCTTGACCTAGATGGTCATGAGAAGGTGATGAAGGAGAAAGATAAGATCATCAAAAAGTATCATGATCCCATAATTGACGACAGGATTCAACAATGGAaggatggaaaaaagaaagacattGAGGACTTGCTTGATGTTTTAATAACCTTAAAGGATGACAATGGCAATCCTTTATTGTCAAAGGATGAGATAAAAGCTCAAGTGGAA GACATAATCTTAGCAGCAGTGGACAATCCATCAAATGCTTGTGAATGGGCATTTGCAGAGATGTTAAACAACCCTGAGATACTCGAAACAGCTGTTGAAGAATTGGATAGAGTGGTTGGGAAGCAACGACTGGTCCAAGAATCAGATTTTGCACAACTCAATTACGTCAAGGCCTGCGCTAGAGAAGCCTTTCGGCTGCATCCTGTTGCACCATTTAACGTTCCTCACGTATCCATGGCTGATACAGTAGTTGCCAAGCACTTCATCCCAAAAGGTAGTTATGTTATTCTTAGCAGATTAGGGCTCGGTCGAAACCCTAAAGTTTGGGACGAGCCACTAGAATTCAAACCAGAGCGTCATCTCAAAGGAACAGGGAATGTTGTGTTGGCTGAGAATGGATTAAGATTCATTTCATTCAGCACAGGAAAGCGTGGGTGCATGGCTGTGACCCTTGGGAGTTCGATGACGAACATGCTATTTGCTAGGCTTCTTCATGGTTTTAGTTGGAGTTTGCCATCAAATGAGTCCAGCATTGACCTTTCCACCGCAAAAGATAGCATGGCTCTCGCTAAACCACTGCTTGCTGTTGCGAAACCACGCTTGCCTGCACATTTGTACCctaaataa
- the LOC7470219 gene encoding uncharacterized protein LOC7470219 has translation MAWMQNMYKKFEAMCLELDDILEQEGLKYADHLQKVGANVKQFCSDIVRDVQPQPSEDTVDGVASVSCLVKNTESDKMSKEGIVQNHFDMEPCNVSRLLYSCSVELIKATKNDLSLEEMVVAEIYEKSVSSLKENRSEEKQVQLETLDTPEEKDLSNSVLSSTSYDLLESNSLTEVIPIDGLSSKSVNLVDSYESKVPELGFTSSEASAESIRQIDNSTEDATNPGSSSSVKLDGSCFVTDCNELSSVSYEAGQLGSSKETLDNVSFKKRKAANQVFNQEPAFDPNPSQQKESFASTVNTRPDHDPCDSDWVIV, from the exons atgGCCTGGATGCAGAATATGTACAAGAAATTCGAAGCTATGTGTTTGGAGTTGGATGATATCTTGGAGCAG GAAGGGTTGAAATATGCCGACCACTTGCAGAAAGTAGGTGCCAATGTCAAGCAATTTTGCTCAGATATTGTGCGAGATGTGCAGCCTCAGCCGTCTGAGGATACTGTGGATGGCGTAGCTAGCGTCTCTTGTCTAGTGAAAAACACCGAGTCAGATAAAATGTCAAAGGAAGGCATTGTCCAAAACCATTTTGATATGGAACCTTGCAACGTGAGTCGTTTGCTCTACTCATGTTCTGTTGAACTTATCAAGGCCACAAAGAATGATCTGTCTTTGGAGGAAATGGTTGTTGCTGAGATATATGAAAAATCAGTGTCAAGTCTTAAGGAAAATCGTTCCGAGGAGAAGCAAGTTCAGCTTGAGACATTGGATACCCCAGAAGAGAAAGATCTAAGCAATTCAGTATTATCCTCAACATCTTATGATCTACTAGAAAGTAACTCTTTAACAGAGGTAATTCCAATAGATGGGCTATCTTCAAAATCTGTTAATTTGGTTGACTCGTATGAAAGCAAGGTTCCAGAGTTGGGATTTACTTCTAGCGAGGCCTCAGCTGAATCAATCA GACAGATAGACAACTCCACTGAAGATGCTACCAATCCGGGATCATCTTCTTCAGTGAAGCTTGATGGGAGTTGCTTTGTTACAGATTGCAATGAGCTTTCTTCTGTTTCATATGAAGCAGGACAACTAGGGTCTTCCAAG GAAACCTTGGATAATGTTTCGTTCAAAAAAAGGAAGGCAGCGAATCAGGTTTTCAATCAGGAACCAGCTTTTGATCCAAACCCCAGTCAACAGAAAGAAAGTTTTGCATCAACTGTTAATACCAGACCAGATCACGATCCCTGCGATTCCGACTGGGTGATTGTCTAG
- the LOC7470218 gene encoding UBP1-associated protein 2C: MEFIKKRKAEENGISIPTGTSPPSPITPLTPEEIRKILEPFTKDQLLDILQSATLHHSDILNSVRSVADGDISLRKLFIRGLSSETTSDTLRILFSSFGELEEAIVIHDKNTGKSKGFGFITFKHVDSAMLSIREPSKKIDGRITVTQLASNNSSTGDVSLRKVYVGNVPFEITSERLLGFFSMYGEIEEGPLGFDKSTGKSKGFAFLIYKSEDGAKAAIADPMKNIDGHQVVCKLAVDNKRVNKTSQGGANAQNSQPLAHPSFPQPQPQNSIGGVTGSLQNYGSASNSYQLNTSLTSSGYNGAYRVPPYVGAVPNDGGLNNAGASMYRMPQSTVGTGSGVYPDAGSYALSQQQQHQQPSSMPLPPRFPHGAGGMYQGMPPPYY, translated from the coding sequence ATGGAGTTCATTAAAAAACGCAAAGCCGAAGAAAACGGCATCTCAATCCCCACTGGCACCTCTCCACCATCTCCAATAACTCCTCTAACCCCCGAAGAAATCCGTAAAATCCTCGAACCTTTCACAAAAGACCAACTATTAGACATCCTCCAATCGGCCACACTCCACCACTCTGACATCCTTAATTCTGTCCGTTCCGTAGCGGATGGCGACATCTCCCTCCGGAAGCTCTTCATTCGCGGCCTCTCTTCCGAAACAACCTCGGATACCCTCCGAATTCTATTTTCTTCCTTCGGAGAACTCGAAGAAGCTATTGTTATCCATGACAAGAACACAGGTAAGTCGAAAGGTTTCGGGTTTATTACTTTCAAACATGTGGACTCTGCTATGCTTTCTATTAGAGAacctagtaaaaaaattgatggaagGATTACTGTTACTCAATTAGCATCGAATAATTCGAGTACCGGTGATGTTTCGCTAAGGAAAGTTTATGTTGGGAACGTGCCTTTTGAGATTACCTCGGAGAGGTTGTTAGGGTTTTTCTCAATGTATGGTGAGATTGAAGAAGGCCCGCTTGGGTTTGATAAATCTACTGGGAAATCAAAGGGTTTTGCCTTTCTTATATATAAGTCTGAGGATGGGGCAAAGGCTGCGATTGCTGATCctatgaaaaatattgatgggCATCAAGTTGTTTGTAAGTTAGCTGTTGATAACAAGAGGGTTAATAAGACTAGTCAGGGCGGTGCAAATGCACAAAATTCACAGCCATTAGCGCATCCATCGTTCCCACAACCACAACCGCAAAATTCGATTGGCGGGGTAACAGGAAGCTTACAAAATTATGGGTCTGCGAGTAATAGCTATCAGTTGAATACTTCATTGACGAGTTCTGGATATAATGGTGCTTATAGGGTTCCGCCGTATGTAGGGGCGGTTCCAAATGATGGTGGATTGAACAATGCAGGGGCTTCAATGTATAGAATGCCACAGAGCACTGTTGGTACCGGTTCTGGGGTGTATCCAGATGCTGGGTCTTACGCTTTGTCTCAGCAACAGCAGCATCAGCAGCCATCCTCAATGCCACTGCCTCCTAGATTCCCACATGGAGCTGGAGGGATGTATCAGGGTATGCCACCACCATATTATTGA
- the LOC7470217 gene encoding U-box domain-containing protein 7 encodes MSPAQRPNMPEPPPSPSSSSIFALSYLKLQFFARVRRFLQTKRAQKSNKTRTKAMVNKEEQATITTVDRQSSDIDDDSVVLQRSVKRLHFGSWEEKEMAALEIKKLAREDAKMRNLMAELGVIPALVGMVASEVAGRQRVAVNALIELANGTYKNKALMVEAGIFSKLPKSMDVLEEPTRQEFAELILSLSSLANHTQFPLASSEVLPFLIGILESCSSYETKESCLGTLYNLSAVLDNAGPLLSNGAVQTLLRVISEKEFSEKALATLGHLVVTLMGKKAMENSSLVPESLIEIMTWEDKPKCQELSAYILMILAHQSSALRDKMLKSGIVPVLLEVALLGSPLAQKRALKLLQWFKDERQTRMGPHSGPQTARIAIGSPVNNREPQEGKKLMKDLVKQSLHKNMELITQRANATSGDSSKFKSLVISTSSKSLPC; translated from the exons atgtcTCCAGCACAAAGACCAAACATGCCTGAACCACCTCCTTccccttcttcctcttctatctTTGCACTTTCTTACTTGAAACTTCAATTCTTCGCTCGTGTCAGGCGGTTCTTGCAAACTAAAAGGGCACAAAAGAGCAATAAAACAAGAACCAAAGCTATGGTCAACAAAGAAGAACAAGCAACAATTACTACTGTGGATAGACAAAGTAGTGATATTGATGATGATTCTGTGGTGTTACAAAGATCAGTAAAGAGACTTCACTTTGGAAGCTGGGAAGAGAAGGAGATGGCAGctcttgagattaaaaaattagcTAGGGAAGATGCTAAGATGAGAAATTTGATGGCTGAGCTTGGTGTTATTCCTGCCTTGGTGGGGATGGTGGCTTCAGAAGTAGCTGGCCGCCAGAGAGTGGCTGTTAATGCTTTGATTGAGCTTGCTAATGGAACTTACAA gAACAAGGCTCTCATGGTAGAAGCAGGGATCTTTTCGAAACTACCAAAGAGCATGGATGTTTTAGAAGAACCAACAAGACAAGAATTTGCCGAATTAATCCTGTCATTATCTTCGCTGGCGAATCATACCCAATTCCCTCTCGCTTCATCAGAAGTTTTGCCATTTCTAATTGGAATTCTTGAGTCATGCTCAAGTTACGAAACCAAGGAGTCATGTTTGGGTACTCTATACAACCTGTCTGCTGTGTTGGACAATGCAGGGCCTTTGCTCTCTAATGGGGCAGTTCAAACTCTCTTGAGGGTAATATCAGAAAAAGAATTCTCAGAGAAAGCTCTAGCGACACTAGGACATTTAGTGGTGACCTTAATGGGGAAGAAAGCAATGGAAAATAGTTCACTTGTGCCAGAGAGCTTGATAGAGATAATGACATGGGAGGATAAGCCAAAATGTCAAGAATTATCGGCttatattttgatgattctAGCTCATCAAAGCTCAGCTCTGCGTGATAAAATGCTTAAATCTGGCATTGTCCCTGTACTCCTTGAAGTGGCATTATTGGGGAGTCCTCTAGCTCAGAAGAGAGCACTAAAACTACTGCAATGGTTCAAAGATGAGAGGCAAACAAGGATGGGGCCACATTCTGGGCCTCAAACAGCAAGGATAGCAATAGGGTCACCAGTAAATAACAGGGAACCTCAAGAGGGAAAGAAACTGATGAAGGATTTGGTGAAGCAAAGTTTACACAAGAACATGGAGTTGATAACCCAGCGAGCCAATGCTACTTCAGGGGACTCTTCTAAGTTCAAGTCCTTGGTTATCAGTACAAGTTCTAAAAGCTTGCCTTGCTAA